The following is a genomic window from bacterium.
CTGTCCTCGAGGGTCACGTCCGTCTCCCTCCTTCCGAAACCCGCCAGGTCTCGGTTGGAGTATTCGGAGGCTGGACTGTGACCCTCTTGCTGTCACGGGAGGTAGCCCTCCAAGTGTTAACACTACGTCCAAACAGTACACGCTAGGCCTTGCGGTGTAGGATCCGGAGCGGGAAACGGGACTCGAACCCGCGACCCTAGAAGAACCTCGCCCCTCCTGCAGCCCTTGCGAATCAAGCCCTTCAGGAGGTGCGCGTCTGCCGTCGCGAGCCTCGTAGACACGACCACCATCTGCTCGAGTTTGCCAGATTATCACCTATGCGCAGCTTCTCAGTCTCGGTGTCGCCGAAGTTTGCAGGAGGTCGGAGATTGCCCGAGGAGGGCATTCTACTGCGGATCCTCCGGGTGCGCCGCGCGCCGCGGTGTCGGCCGCCCCGCGACTGCGCGAGAACGGTACTCAGACCATGAGCGGCCGCCATTTCGGACAATGCCTCGGGTCGAACCAGTGACAGCGATATAGGTCCTAACGTGCGGCGCGTGATAGGGACCGTTGGAGGCAAGCCCGTGGAACTGCCGTCGATACCCAGCATGCACGATCACCACCGAGAGTGGCCCGGTCTCAAAAGGGAGACGGTCGCATCCCCGGGAAAGGCCAAAGGCGCCTCGAGGAGCAGGGGGCCGGTCCCGTGGAGGCGAAGAGACCCGGGGCCGGGGGGATCACCATGGGATACGGGTTCGTGATCGCAGTGGTCGTCGTCGCCGTGATCCTGGCGTGGAACGGGGTCAAGATTGTCCGGGACTATCAGCGCCTGGTGGTGTTCCGCCTGGGTCGCAGCTTCGGCCCCAGAGGGCCGGGGCTCGTCTACCTGATCCCGATCATCGACAAGGCGGTCTGGGTGGACCTGCGGGAAGCGTTCCTCGAGATCCCCGCGCAGACGTGCATCACCAAGGACAATGCCCCGATCTCCATTGATTTCCTGATCTACTGGAAGGTGTTCGACCCCCAGCTCAGCGTGATCCAGGTGGGCAACTTCGCCGGCGCCGCGCAGGGGATCGCCACGACCGGGCTCCGCGCGGTGATCGGCGACCTCAGCCTCGACGAGGCGCTGACGAAGCGGGACCAGATCAACCAAGTCATGCGCGCCAAGCTCGACGAGACCACGGAGCGGTGGGGAGTTAAGGTGACGACCGTGGAGATCCGCGAGATCACCCCGCCGAAGGACGTCCAGGATGCGATGACGCGGCAGATGTCCGCCGAACGCAGCCGGCGCGCGCTCGTCACGGAAGCGGACGGGAAGAAACAGGCCGCCGTCACCATCGCGGAGGGAGAAAAACAGTCGGCCATCCTGAAGGCGGAGGGCGACCGTCAGGCCGCGATCCTCCGTGCGGAAGGGTTCTCGCTCGCCCTGGGCACGATCTTCAACGTCGCCAAGACCGTGGACACGAATACGATGAGCCTCCAGTATCTGGAGGCGTTGAAAGCGCTCGGAGCGGGCCCCGCCACGAAGTTCGTGTTTCCGATGGAGTTCACCAAACTGCTCCAACCGTTCGTGGATGGGGGACGTGGGAGACCGCCGCGGGGGACGCCGTAGCCGCTCCGACCTGCTGCCGGCAAGCACCACTACGGACGCGCTCCACCGGGATCTGGGATCTGGACGTGGCGCCGCACCGTCGAGATGCCCCTTGGCTGCCGCGGTGGCCGCATGGAGGCCATCGTAGGGGATGCTCCAGGGTCGGCCTCGCATCGCACCTGCGGATCTTGCGCTTGCCCGAGGTCTGCGTTCCACCCTGACGGGGGGACTGAGGATGGATACGAGTCACGAACTGGCCCCGCCGCTCACGAATCTTCTGTACGCGATGGCCGAGGAAGGTGCGGATGACTGGGCGACCGGTCCGGGGGGAAATGTGTGGGCCGGGTTGCTGCGAGATGGCGCGGAGATCGCACGGCGTCTCAGGGAACAGATCGAGGCGAACGACGCTCTTGTGCGAGACGAGAACGACCGGGAGGACTGGACAGCTCTCGGCATGGCGTTTGGTGTCATCGTGAGGCGCGACCATCGCAGAAACACCACCTCCGCTCGTGCCTTCACCGACGAGGAGGCACTGCTAGCCGAGTGGGAAGCGACCAAGGCCGAACTGGAACCGAGCGGTGGGGCGGTGGAGACCACCGAGATGGGCAACAGTACCGAGGGGCCATCGTCGGGACCGAAGCCGCCACGCGACGATGAGTGACGCGCGCCACAAGCCACCATCCGTAGAGGGAGCACGCGTTTGCTCCTTTCTGATCTGCCTTCTCGCGCCACCGCCTCGGACCTCGTCGCGTAATCAGCCGGCACTCCCTCCGACCAAATGAGCTGTGCAGTTCATTCAGCGCTATCCCGAAACGCCGGTCGCGTTTCCGGTGGCGCTGTTCAGATCGCGCGCAGCTCGGCGTCCGACGTCCTCGACAGGCGCTGGGCAAGCATTCGGCGGGCACAAGACTCTGGTGGTCGAAGTGTATCGGTACATGACACGGCTACAGTGATTGGTCGGTTCGCCCTTCGCGCTCGTGCTTCGGTTCCTCTTGCACCGTTGACGTTGGGCGGATCCGGTGTTTTATCGCTCAGCCGCCATGCCGTACGGCCGCCTCAGGTCCGCCTCCCAGCTGGAAACACTCGATGCGGCGGCACGTCGGACAGCGAAACACCTTCACCTCGATCCCGGCCTCGTTGCCGTGCGTTGGCCTTGCGAGCGCTTACTTGCCTCACGGGGATTACGACATGCTCTCCCTCCCCCAACCGCTGCAACTCGGCCTCGCACACGCACTTTTCCGCCCTGTGGATACACGGCCACGCGGCTCCTTCCTCATAATATGGGGCGAGTAGAGCACGGTCCGATATTGCCGGCCGCCACCTCACGGGGTACGTGTGTCCTCCAGGAGGTTGCCAGGGCGCTCGGGGATGATGTTGTCTGCGTATTCCGCGCGTTGTCCCTCGTACGACCTCGCTAGGGTTCGTGGTACGTCTGTGGCATGGGCTGGAGAGGTGAAAGTACACTCGGCAGGAGGTAAGAGCGCAAGTGTGGGCAGTTGAGACGCCATGCGGCGTTCGCTTTTCTGTACGAACGAGGGATATACTTGAGTTGGTTCTTCTTCCTCACGTCCACGGCCCGTTTCCTCCATTCGGTCGGTTCCTCGAAGGAGAAAGCCCCATAGAACCTCCCTATTGGGAGATGGAGGGTTGGGCCATGTATCTGAGCACACGGTGGTACGAGAAGGTATCAAATACGCAAGAGTTGGCGCGGCACGTCCGCGAGGATTTTGTCCCCTTGATCAGTGCGGTTCCGGGCTTCATTGGATACTACTTCACGAACGCTGGCGACGGAACGGTGCTGACCACCAGCATCTTCGAGACCAAAGCGAACGCTGAGGAATCCAATCGGGTCGCGGCCGAGTGGGTGAAGAAGAATCCCAAGGTGCTTCCCACCGCGGCGCGGGTGACGACCGGAGAAGTGATTGGGCACAAGGTCAAGGAGACGACCGGGGTCAGGTAGATCAAGTAAGCTGTCCCGGTATCGCGGGTCCGGTTGGATCAAGAGAAGAAGGCCGCGTCGCAGGATCGGGCGCGGCCTGTTCGTCTGAGTCACGGTCAGTAGCTGGTGCTTGCGTTGCTTCTTCATCGCTTCTCATCGACGCCGTGTTTCGTCGAGAAGGTCTTCGCTCACGGTGCGGCGGATTCCGCGACTGCGGCGTCCAGTTCCACAACGGTGCGGATCACGCGGTGGTCGTCGCGGCTACGCATTCGGAGGAGCCACTCGATTTCGGTCTTGTTGCGATCTTGAATCCGAGTCGAGTCCCACGTTGTTGGTGCCGGGACAACCATTGTGGGGAGGTTGCCGTGCCTGCTGGGCGGAGATACACGGCCTGAGATCCGAGTAAACCGCCGCGCCACTTCAACCTCTGACCATCTCTTCCGTTGGAGCCAGCACTTATCCGAACCAACGAAGCGGCTAGAGAGGGGTCTCCGGGTATATGTCCTGGGCGATCATGGGCATCGGTCGGGGCTCCGCGCCGGTGCCGTGGCATCGCGGGCTCAGCACGACTTCTCCTTGCCCCCGCGCAGCGCCCCAACCCTTGCAGTTGTGATCGGGGCAAGAGGCACCTGGGTGGCGCCGCTGTGATGTCCTCTACTCGGGCTCCCCGATGAAGGTCACCCTTGTCGGACCCACCGCCGCCGATGTACGGACTACGCGCTCGCGGCCTGGAAAGGGAACGACGGAACTGGCTTGCAGGCATTGCCAATCGGGGCGTGACTGTCTGACCCGACAGGGTCTCTCACCGAAACAGGCAGATGCTCGCGCGTGCGAGGTGCAGGGATTGACGTCCCTGTTCACCGTTGCGCGGTTGGGC
Proteins encoded in this region:
- a CDS encoding SPFH domain-containing protein — its product is MGYGFVIAVVVVAVILAWNGVKIVRDYQRLVVFRLGRSFGPRGPGLVYLIPIIDKAVWVDLREAFLEIPAQTCITKDNAPISIDFLIYWKVFDPQLSVIQVGNFAGAAQGIATTGLRAVIGDLSLDEALTKRDQINQVMRAKLDETTERWGVKVTTVEIREITPPKDVQDAMTRQMSAERSRRALVTEADGKKQAAVTIAEGEKQSAILKAEGDRQAAILRAEGFSLALGTIFNVAKTVDTNTMSLQYLEALKALGAGPATKFVFPMEFTKLLQPFVDGGRGRPPRGTP